In Candidatus Kaistella beijingensis, a genomic segment contains:
- a CDS encoding methionine aminotransferase, which yields MIKRKHSGSDLTIFSEMTVLALKHNAVNLSQGFPDYAINERLKKLLFEATVKNFNQYAPTTGSPLLIENLMTFNSNRKNPISLTKDTITISPGASYGIYTALAAILKFGEEVIVLEPCYDSYVPAIEINGGIPVFVALKENFEIDFEALAKAMNHKTKAIIINSPHNPSGKVWKEEDFNRLSDLVKDTDVIVISDEVYDVLTYDNHQFYSAFHHPKLREQCFSVFSFGKMFHVTGWKVGYVVASEELSAAYRRIHQYLSFSVNSPAQYALAKYLEIFDVEENRTLMQQKRDFFIEQFNDLPFTLQQKAEAGYFQILGYEDISDLNDKDFSVWMTEKGKVATIPVSAFYKNSTTTNSVRFCFSKKEETIAEAAKNLRSFF from the coding sequence ATGATTAAAAGAAAACATTCCGGTTCTGATTTGACGATTTTTTCGGAGATGACTGTTTTAGCCTTAAAACACAATGCCGTTAATCTTTCACAAGGTTTTCCCGATTATGCAATTAATGAACGTTTGAAAAAACTTTTGTTTGAAGCCACCGTAAAAAACTTCAATCAATATGCACCAACGACAGGAAGTCCTTTATTGATTGAGAATTTAATGACCTTCAACTCGAACAGAAAAAACCCAATTTCTTTAACTAAAGACACCATCACGATTTCTCCCGGTGCGAGTTACGGAATTTACACTGCTCTTGCTGCAATTTTAAAGTTTGGAGAAGAAGTAATTGTTTTGGAACCGTGTTATGATTCTTATGTTCCCGCCATTGAAATTAATGGTGGAATTCCTGTTTTTGTGGCTTTGAAAGAAAATTTTGAAATTGATTTCGAAGCTTTAGCAAAAGCGATGAATCACAAAACGAAGGCAATCATCATCAACTCGCCACACAATCCGTCAGGAAAAGTTTGGAAGGAAGAAGATTTCAACAGACTTTCAGATTTGGTAAAAGACACCGATGTTATTGTGATTTCCGATGAAGTTTATGATGTTCTGACTTATGATAACCATCAATTTTATTCTGCATTTCACCATCCGAAACTTCGGGAACAATGTTTCAGCGTTTTCTCTTTTGGAAAAATGTTTCATGTCACCGGTTGGAAAGTCGGCTACGTTGTGGCTTCGGAAGAACTCTCTGCTGCATACCGAAGAATCCATCAGTATTTGAGTTTCAGCGTAAATTCACCTGCACAATATGCATTAGCAAAATATTTAGAAATTTTTGATGTGGAAGAAAACAGAACATTGATGCAGCAAAAACGTGATTTTTTCATTGAGCAATTCAACGATTTACCTTTCACTTTACAGCAAAAAGCGGAAGCAGGATATTTTCAGATTTTAGGTTACGAAGATATTTCAGACTTAAATGACAAAGATTTTTCAGTTTGGATGACTGAAAAAGGAAAAGTCGCTACCATTCCAGTTTCTGCGTTTTACAAAAATTCAACAACTACTAATTCCGTGAGATTTTGTTTTTCTAAGAAGGAAGAAACGATCGCTGAAGCAGCAAAAAATTTGAGAAGTTTTTTTTAA
- a CDS encoding acyl-CoA thioesterase — MNYFCFMKLVHTKEIVVSDEHLDELNHVNNVQFVHWVEEMAKEHWELLKHQTNYSEDFWVMHDHHIQYKKQVFKGEKLSMKTYPEKPEGLKQPRKVEFYRDGELVVDSRTLWIMFDKHTGKIKRIEKDWLEF; from the coding sequence ATGAATTATTTTTGCTTCATGAAACTTGTTCACACTAAAGAAATTGTTGTTTCGGATGAACATCTGGATGAACTTAACCACGTAAACAATGTGCAGTTTGTGCATTGGGTGGAAGAAATGGCAAAAGAACATTGGGAATTGTTGAAGCATCAAACCAATTATTCAGAAGACTTTTGGGTAATGCATGACCATCATATTCAATACAAAAAGCAGGTCTTTAAAGGTGAAAAACTCTCCATGAAAACCTATCCGGAAAAACCGGAAGGATTAAAACAGCCTAGAAAAGTAGAGTTTTACAGAGATGGTGAACTCGTAGTTGATTCCAGAACGCTCTGGATTATGTTCGATAAGCATACCGGAAAAATCAAACGGATTGAAAAGGATTGGCTTGAATTTTAG